One region of Oryza sativa Japonica Group chromosome 10, ASM3414082v1 genomic DNA includes:
- the LOC4348105 gene encoding thaumatin-like protein 1b: MAAAAGGMSSRSSSLLAMVFVAVAVLARAQDERAATFTITNNCAYTVWPGLLSSAGSAPLSTTGFALAPGASQAVPAPSGWSGRMWGRTLCAADGAGAKFSCATGDCGSGDVQCNGGGAAPPATLAEFTLDGSGGLDFFDVSLVDGYNLPMLVTPSATSGSGKCAATGCVAELNGACPADLRVASASGPAVACRSACEAFGSAEYCCSGAYGNPNTCRPSAYSEFFKAACPRAYSYAYDDSTSTFTCAAGATDYAITFCPAAPTSVKSSGQNPQAAGLQQLNDTMVYFGGGGGSPQSSGATTTSAYSSIAAAVFSVAAVALAALL; encoded by the exons atggcggcggcggcgggtggcatGAGTTCGAGGTCGTCGTCATTGCTGGCCATGGtgttcgtcgccgtcgcggtgcTCGCGCGGGCGCAGGATGAGCGCGCGGCGACGTTCACCATCACCAACAACTGCGCCTACACGGTGTGGCCGGGGCTGCTGTCCAGCGCGGGGTCGGCGCCGCTGTCCACGACGGGGTTCGCGCTCGCGCCGGGGGCGTCGCAGGCGGTCCCGGCGCCGTCGGGGTGGTCGGGCCGCATGTGGGGGCGCACGCTctgcgccgccgacggcgccgggGCGAAGTTCTCCTGCGCCACCGGCGACTGCGGCTCCGGCGACGTGCAgtgcaacggcggcggcgccgcgccgccggccacgctGGCCGAGTTCACcctcgacggcagcggcggcctcgaCTTCTTCGACGTCAGCCTCGTCGACGGCTACAACCTTCCCATGCTCGTCACCCCCAGCGCCACCTCCGGCTCCGGCAAGTGCGCGGCGACGGGGTGCGTGGCGGAGCTGAACGGCGCGTGCCCGGCCGACCTGCgcgtggcgtcggcgtcggggccggcggtggcgtgccGGAGCGCGTGCGAGGCGTTCGGGTCGGCGGAGTACTGCTGCAGCGGCGCGTACGGGAACCCGAACACGTGCCGGCCGTCGGCGTACTCGGAGTTCTTCAAGGCGGCGTGCCCTCGCGCCTACAGCTACGCCTACGAcgactccacctccaccttcacctgcgccgccggcgccacagACTACGCCATCACCTTCTGCCCCGCCGCTCCCACCag CGTGAAGTCGTCGGGGCAGAACCCGCAGGCCGCCGGGCTGCAGCAGCTCAACGACACCATGGTCtacttcggcggcggcggcggaagcccGCAATCCAGCGGCGCGACGACCACTTCGGCTTACTcctccattgccgccgccgtattctcggtcgccgccgtcgctctcgCCGCTCTGCTTTGA
- the LOC112936594 gene encoding uncharacterized protein: MTDKQKGLIPAVQQIFPDSEHRFCVRHLYSNFQVHFKGENLKNQLWACARSSSEVEWNANMEEMKSLNQDAYEWLQKMPPKTWVKAYFSEFPKCDILLNNNCEVFNKYILEARELPILSMFEKIKSQLISRHYSKQKEVAEQWHGPICPKIRKKVLKNADMANTCYVLPAGKGIFQVEDRNFKYIVDLSAKHCDCRRWDLTGIPCNHAISCLRSERISAESILPPCYSLEAFSRAYAFNIWPYNDMTKWVQVNGPEVKPPIYEKKVGRPPKSRRKAPHEVQGKNGPKMSKHGVEMHCSFCKEPRHNKKGCPLRKARLRPKLKTSRIPAASSTKEWHESKQEPAEMFEESSQVSQMETTHGPLPDNQYILSNQPAVVSTPMTTATKEGKSRANKRKCTTEGVSGVAATTSKNRAPRKKATATNK, from the exons ATGACTGATAAGCAAAAG GGTCTTATACCAGCTGTCCAACAGATTTTCCCTGATTCAGAACACAGATTCTGTGTTAGACATCTGTACTCCAATTTTCAGGTACATTTCAAAGGTGAGAATCTGAAAAACCAGTTATGGGCATGTGCTAGATCAAGTTCAGAGGTTGAGTGGAATGCCAACATGGAAGAAATGAAATCTCTTAATCAGGATGCATATGAGTGGCTTCAAAAGATGCCTCCTAAAACTTGGGTCAAAGCTTATTTCAGTGAATTCCCTAAGTGTGATATCTTATTGAACAATAATTGTGAAGTATTCAACAAGTACATCTTAGAAGCTAGGGAATTGCCAATCCTAAGTATGTTTGAAAAGATCAAAAGCCAACTAATAAGTAGGCATTATAGTAAGCAGAAAGAAGTGGCAGAGCAATGGCATGGGCCTATATGCCCCAAGATCAGGAAGAAAGTACTGAAAAATGCAGATATGGCAAACACATGTTATGTTTTGCCAGCCGGGAAAGGGATTTTTCAGGTGGAAGATAGGAATTTCAAGTACATTGTTGACCTTAGTGCTAAACATTGTGACTGCAGGAGATGGGATCTGACAGGCATCCCTTGTAACCATGCTATCTCATGCTTAAGGAGTGAGAGAATTAGTGCTGAGTCAATTCTTCCACCCTGCTATAGTTTAGAAGCATTCTCCAGAGCATATGCATTTAACATTTGGCCCTACAATGATATGACTAAGTGGGTTCAGGTGAATGGGCCAGAAGTGAAGCCTCCAATATATGAGAAAAAGGTTGGCAGACCACCTAAGTCTAGGAGGAAAGCACCACATGAGGTACAGGGAAAAAATGGGCCTAAAATGTCCAAGCATGGTGTGGAGATGCACTGCTCTTTCTGCAAAGAGCCTAGACATAACAAGAAAGGGTGCCCACTGAGAAAGGCTAGACTCAGACCCAAACTGAAGACAAGTAGGATCCCAGCTGCAAGTTCTACAAAAGAGTGGCATGAATCTAAGCAAGAACCAGCAGAG ATGTTTGAGGAATCATCACAAGTTAGTCAAATGGAAACTACACATGGTCCTCTCCCAGATAACCAGTACATCCTTTCAAACCAGCCAGCTGTAGTATCTACCCCTATGACCACAGCAACAAAAGAGGGAAAATCTAGGGCCAACAAAAGGAAGTGTACAACTGAAGGAGTATCAGGAGTTGCTGCTACTACTTCAAAGAACAGAGCTCCCAGGAAGAAAGCTACTGCTACAAACAAGTGA